A DNA window from Gopherus evgoodei ecotype Sinaloan lineage chromosome 22, rGopEvg1_v1.p, whole genome shotgun sequence contains the following coding sequences:
- the DPP9 gene encoding dipeptidyl peptidase 9 isoform X3, whose product MQKVKRVRLENETAGSWRSFLTSSEGEERMTAVDALSDNTEVVEMEDAPSQFLVEKRSWDGLRDIIHSSRKYSGMIVNKAPHDFQFVQKTEESSPHSHRLYYLGMPYGSRENSLLYSEIPKKVRKEALLLLSWKQMLDHFQATPHHGMYSREEELLRERKRLGVFGITSYDFHSESGLFLFQASNSLFHCRDGGQNGFMVSPMKPLEIKTQCTGPRMDPKICPADPSVFSFINNNDLWVANIETGEERRMTYCHKGLSNVLDDPKSAGVATFVIQEEFDRFTGYWWCPTATLEGSEGWKTLRILYEEVDESEVEIIHVPSPALEERKTDSYRYPRTGSKNPKISLKLAEFKMDSQGKIMYAQDKELVQPFATLFPTVEYIARAGWTRDGKYAWAMFLDRPQQRLQLVLLPPALFIPVPESEEQRIEFAKAVPENVQPYVIYEEVTDVWINVHDIFYPFAQLEGEEEELCFIRANECKTGFCHLYRVTAILKQSSYDWTQPHVLSEEDFKCPIKEEVALTSGEWEVLARHGSKIWVNETTKLVYFQGTKDTPLEHHLYVVNYESPGETVRLTTLGFSHSCSMSQNFDMFISHYSSVSTPPCVHVYKLNGSADDPLHKQPKFWASMMEAASCPADYIPPEIFHFHTQSDIELYGMVYKPHNIQPGKKHPTVLFVYGGPQVQLVNNSFKGIKYLRLNTLASLGYAVVVIDGRGSCQRGLKFEGALKNQMGQVEIEDQVEGLHYVAEKYGFIDLSRVAIHGWSYGGFLSLMGLICKPHVFKVAIAGAPVTVWMAYDTGYTERYMDVPENNQQGYEAGSVALHVEKLPNEPNRLLILHGFLDENVHFFHTNFLVSQLIRAGKPYQLQIYPNERHSIRCPESGEHYEITLLHFLQEYL is encoded by the exons TTTCTTGACCAGTTCcgagggggaagagaggatgaCTGCAGTGGATGCGCTGTCAGACAACACTGAAGTGGTCGAGATGGAGGACGCACCTTCCCAGTTCCTGGTGGAGAAGCGTTCGTGGGATGGACTGCGTGACATTATTCACAGCAGCAGGAAGTATTCGGGCATGATAGTAAACAAGGCGCCCCATgatttccaatttgtccagaaaACAGAAGAATCCAGCCCACATTCTCATCGCCTTTACTATCTGG GGATGCCATATGGTAGCCGGGAGAATTCCCTTCTTTACTCAGAGATTCCCAAAAAGGTACGGAAAGAGGCCCTGCTACTCTTGTCATGGAAACAGATGCTGGATCACTTTCAG GCAACCCCTCACCATGGGATGTACTCTAGGGAAGAAGAACTCCTGAGGGAACGCAAGCGTCTCGGGGTCTTTGGAATCACTTCCTACGATTTCCACAGCGAGAGCGGCCTCTTTCTTTTCCAGGCCAGCAACAGTCTCTTCCACTGTCGAGATGGGGGCCAGAATGGCTTCATG GTGTCTCCAATGAAGCCCCTGGAGATCAAGACCCAGTGCACAGGACCGCGAATGGATCCCAAGATCTGCCCTGCCGACCCCTCTGTCTTTTCATTCATCAATAACAATGACCTGTGGGTAGCGAATATTGAGACGGGAGAGGAGAGACGGATGACTTATTGCCATAAAG GTTTATCCAATGTGTTAGATGACCCCAAATCGGCAGGTGTAGCCACATTTGTCATCCAGGAGGAGTTTGATCGGTTCACAGGGTACTGGTGGTGCCCCACAGCCACCCTAGAAG GTTCAGAGGGTTGGAAAACGCTGCGGATCTTGTATGAGGAAGTGGACGAGTCAGAGGTGGAGATAATACATGTTCCTTCACCTGCCCTGGAGGAGAGAAAAACGGATTCCTATCGGTACCCCAGGACAG GTAGCAAAAATCCCAAGATCTCATTAAAACTGGCAGAGTTTAAAATGGACAGCCAGGGAAAG ATCATGTACGCTCAGGACAAGGAGCTGGTACAGCCTTTTGCCACGTTGTTCCCTACGGTGGAGTACATCGCACGGGCTGGATGGACCAGAGATGGCAAATA TGCCTGGGCCATGTTCCTAGACAGACCTCAGCAACGGCTCCAGCTAGttctcctgcctccagcactcTTTATCCCAGTACCAGAAAGTGAAGAGCAGCGCATCGAATTTGCCAAAGCCGTGCCAGAAAACGTCCAGCCATATGTGATCTATGAAGAAGTCACAGATGTGTGGATAAAT GTTCACGATATCTTTTATCCTTTTGCCCAACTGGAGGGtgaggaagaagagctctgcttcATCCGAGCCAACGAATGCAAGACCGGTTTCTGTCACTTGTACAGAGTCACAGCCATCCTAAAGCAGAGCAGCTATGACTGGACTCAGCCCCATGTCCTTAGCGAAG AAGACTTCAAATGTCCTATCAAAGAGGAGGTTGCCCTGACCAGTGGGGAATGGGAGGTGTTGGCGAGGCATGGATCCAAG ATCTGGGTGAATGAGACGACGAAGCTGGTATACTTCCAAGGCACGAAGGACACCCCATTGGAGCACCACCTCTATGTGGTCAATTATGAGTCCCCAGGCGAGACTGTACGGCTCACCACACTGGGCTTCTCTCACAGCTGCTCTATGAGCCAG AACTTTGACATGTTCATCAGCCACTACAGCAGCGTCAGCACCCCGCCCTGCGTGCACGTCTACAAACTGAATGGCTCAGCTGACGACCCACTCCACAAACAGCCCAAGTTCTGGGCCAGCATGATGGAAGCAGCCA GCTGTCCTGCAGATTACATCCCCCCTGAAATCTTCCACTTCCATACCCAGTCGGACATAGAGCTCTACGGGATGGTCTACAAACCTCATAACATCCAGCCTGGAAAGAAGCACCCCACGGTGCTGTTCGTCTATGGAGGCCCTCAG GTGCAGTTAGTGAATAACTCCTTCAAAGGTATTAAGTACCTACGGCTCAACACACTAGCGTCTCTCGGCTATGCTGTGGTGGTGATTGATGGAAGGGGCTCTTGCCAGCGAGGACTCAAATTCGAAGGGGCCCTTAAAAACCAGATG GGTCAGGTGGAGATAGAGGACCAGGTGGAAGGTTTACATTACGTAGCAGAAAAATACGGGTTCATCGACCTGAGTCGGGTAGCCATACATGGCTGGTCTTACGGGGGCTTCCTCTCCCTCATGGGCCTTATCTGTAAGCCCCATGTGTTCAAG GTTGCTATAGCAGGTGCCCCTGTCACGGTGTGGATGGCGTACGATACTGGATACACCGAGAGGTACATGGATGTCCCAGAGAACAACCAGCAAGGTTATGAGGCCGGCTCTGTGGCGCTGCATGTAGAAAAACTTCCCAATGA GCCAAACCGCTTGCTGATCCTCCATGGGTTTCTGGATGAAAATGTGCACTTTTTTCACACCAACTTTCTGGTCTCCCAGCTAATCCGGGCTGGAAAGCCTTACCAGCTGCAG ATCTACCCCAACGAGAGACACAGTATTCGGTGCCCCGAGTCCGGAGAGCATTATGAAATCACACTGCTGCACTTTCTACAAGAATACCTCTGA
- the DPP9 gene encoding dipeptidyl peptidase 9 isoform X1, whose protein sequence is MQKVKRVRLENETAGSWRSFLTSSEGEERMTAVDALSDNTEVVEMEDAPSQFLVEKRSWDGLRDIIHSSRKYSGMIVNKAPHDFQFVQKTEESSPHSHRLYYLGMPYGSRENSLLYSEIPKKVRKEALLLLSWKQMLDHFQTCRLSLSVVRNQATPHHGMYSREEELLRERKRLGVFGITSYDFHSESGLFLFQASNSLFHCRDGGQNGFMVSPMKPLEIKTQCTGPRMDPKICPADPSVFSFINNNDLWVANIETGEERRMTYCHKGLSNVLDDPKSAGVATFVIQEEFDRFTGYWWCPTATLEGSEGWKTLRILYEEVDESEVEIIHVPSPALEERKTDSYRYPRTGSKNPKISLKLAEFKMDSQGKIMYAQDKELVQPFATLFPTVEYIARAGWTRDGKYAWAMFLDRPQQRLQLVLLPPALFIPVPESEEQRIEFAKAVPENVQPYVIYEEVTDVWINVHDIFYPFAQLEGEEEELCFIRANECKTGFCHLYRVTAILKQSSYDWTQPHVLSEEDFKCPIKEEVALTSGEWEVLARHGSKIWVNETTKLVYFQGTKDTPLEHHLYVVNYESPGETVRLTTLGFSHSCSMSQNFDMFISHYSSVSTPPCVHVYKLNGSADDPLHKQPKFWASMMEAASCPADYIPPEIFHFHTQSDIELYGMVYKPHNIQPGKKHPTVLFVYGGPQVQLVNNSFKGIKYLRLNTLASLGYAVVVIDGRGSCQRGLKFEGALKNQMGQVEIEDQVEGLHYVAEKYGFIDLSRVAIHGWSYGGFLSLMGLICKPHVFKVAIAGAPVTVWMAYDTGYTERYMDVPENNQQGYEAGSVALHVEKLPNEPNRLLILHGFLDENVHFFHTNFLVSQLIRAGKPYQLQIYPNERHSIRCPESGEHYEITLLHFLQEYL, encoded by the exons TTTCTTGACCAGTTCcgagggggaagagaggatgaCTGCAGTGGATGCGCTGTCAGACAACACTGAAGTGGTCGAGATGGAGGACGCACCTTCCCAGTTCCTGGTGGAGAAGCGTTCGTGGGATGGACTGCGTGACATTATTCACAGCAGCAGGAAGTATTCGGGCATGATAGTAAACAAGGCGCCCCATgatttccaatttgtccagaaaACAGAAGAATCCAGCCCACATTCTCATCGCCTTTACTATCTGG GGATGCCATATGGTAGCCGGGAGAATTCCCTTCTTTACTCAGAGATTCCCAAAAAGGTACGGAAAGAGGCCCTGCTACTCTTGTCATGGAAACAGATGCTGGATCACTTTCAG ACCTGCAGATTGTCTCTCTCTGTCGTTCGCAACCAGGCAACCCCTCACCATGGGATGTACTCTAGGGAAGAAGAACTCCTGAGGGAACGCAAGCGTCTCGGGGTCTTTGGAATCACTTCCTACGATTTCCACAGCGAGAGCGGCCTCTTTCTTTTCCAGGCCAGCAACAGTCTCTTCCACTGTCGAGATGGGGGCCAGAATGGCTTCATG GTGTCTCCAATGAAGCCCCTGGAGATCAAGACCCAGTGCACAGGACCGCGAATGGATCCCAAGATCTGCCCTGCCGACCCCTCTGTCTTTTCATTCATCAATAACAATGACCTGTGGGTAGCGAATATTGAGACGGGAGAGGAGAGACGGATGACTTATTGCCATAAAG GTTTATCCAATGTGTTAGATGACCCCAAATCGGCAGGTGTAGCCACATTTGTCATCCAGGAGGAGTTTGATCGGTTCACAGGGTACTGGTGGTGCCCCACAGCCACCCTAGAAG GTTCAGAGGGTTGGAAAACGCTGCGGATCTTGTATGAGGAAGTGGACGAGTCAGAGGTGGAGATAATACATGTTCCTTCACCTGCCCTGGAGGAGAGAAAAACGGATTCCTATCGGTACCCCAGGACAG GTAGCAAAAATCCCAAGATCTCATTAAAACTGGCAGAGTTTAAAATGGACAGCCAGGGAAAG ATCATGTACGCTCAGGACAAGGAGCTGGTACAGCCTTTTGCCACGTTGTTCCCTACGGTGGAGTACATCGCACGGGCTGGATGGACCAGAGATGGCAAATA TGCCTGGGCCATGTTCCTAGACAGACCTCAGCAACGGCTCCAGCTAGttctcctgcctccagcactcTTTATCCCAGTACCAGAAAGTGAAGAGCAGCGCATCGAATTTGCCAAAGCCGTGCCAGAAAACGTCCAGCCATATGTGATCTATGAAGAAGTCACAGATGTGTGGATAAAT GTTCACGATATCTTTTATCCTTTTGCCCAACTGGAGGGtgaggaagaagagctctgcttcATCCGAGCCAACGAATGCAAGACCGGTTTCTGTCACTTGTACAGAGTCACAGCCATCCTAAAGCAGAGCAGCTATGACTGGACTCAGCCCCATGTCCTTAGCGAAG AAGACTTCAAATGTCCTATCAAAGAGGAGGTTGCCCTGACCAGTGGGGAATGGGAGGTGTTGGCGAGGCATGGATCCAAG ATCTGGGTGAATGAGACGACGAAGCTGGTATACTTCCAAGGCACGAAGGACACCCCATTGGAGCACCACCTCTATGTGGTCAATTATGAGTCCCCAGGCGAGACTGTACGGCTCACCACACTGGGCTTCTCTCACAGCTGCTCTATGAGCCAG AACTTTGACATGTTCATCAGCCACTACAGCAGCGTCAGCACCCCGCCCTGCGTGCACGTCTACAAACTGAATGGCTCAGCTGACGACCCACTCCACAAACAGCCCAAGTTCTGGGCCAGCATGATGGAAGCAGCCA GCTGTCCTGCAGATTACATCCCCCCTGAAATCTTCCACTTCCATACCCAGTCGGACATAGAGCTCTACGGGATGGTCTACAAACCTCATAACATCCAGCCTGGAAAGAAGCACCCCACGGTGCTGTTCGTCTATGGAGGCCCTCAG GTGCAGTTAGTGAATAACTCCTTCAAAGGTATTAAGTACCTACGGCTCAACACACTAGCGTCTCTCGGCTATGCTGTGGTGGTGATTGATGGAAGGGGCTCTTGCCAGCGAGGACTCAAATTCGAAGGGGCCCTTAAAAACCAGATG GGTCAGGTGGAGATAGAGGACCAGGTGGAAGGTTTACATTACGTAGCAGAAAAATACGGGTTCATCGACCTGAGTCGGGTAGCCATACATGGCTGGTCTTACGGGGGCTTCCTCTCCCTCATGGGCCTTATCTGTAAGCCCCATGTGTTCAAG GTTGCTATAGCAGGTGCCCCTGTCACGGTGTGGATGGCGTACGATACTGGATACACCGAGAGGTACATGGATGTCCCAGAGAACAACCAGCAAGGTTATGAGGCCGGCTCTGTGGCGCTGCATGTAGAAAAACTTCCCAATGA GCCAAACCGCTTGCTGATCCTCCATGGGTTTCTGGATGAAAATGTGCACTTTTTTCACACCAACTTTCTGGTCTCCCAGCTAATCCGGGCTGGAAAGCCTTACCAGCTGCAG ATCTACCCCAACGAGAGACACAGTATTCGGTGCCCCGAGTCCGGAGAGCATTATGAAATCACACTGCTGCACTTTCTACAAGAATACCTCTGA
- the DPP9 gene encoding dipeptidyl peptidase 9 isoform X4 has product MPYGSRENSLLYSEIPKKVRKEALLLLSWKQMLDHFQTCRLSLSVVRNQATPHHGMYSREEELLRERKRLGVFGITSYDFHSESGLFLFQASNSLFHCRDGGQNGFMVSPMKPLEIKTQCTGPRMDPKICPADPSVFSFINNNDLWVANIETGEERRMTYCHKGLSNVLDDPKSAGVATFVIQEEFDRFTGYWWCPTATLEGSEGWKTLRILYEEVDESEVEIIHVPSPALEERKTDSYRYPRTGSKNPKISLKLAEFKMDSQGKIMYAQDKELVQPFATLFPTVEYIARAGWTRDGKYAWAMFLDRPQQRLQLVLLPPALFIPVPESEEQRIEFAKAVPENVQPYVIYEEVTDVWINVHDIFYPFAQLEGEEEELCFIRANECKTGFCHLYRVTAILKQSSYDWTQPHVLSEEDFKCPIKEEVALTSGEWEVLARHGSKIWVNETTKLVYFQGTKDTPLEHHLYVVNYESPGETVRLTTLGFSHSCSMSQNFDMFISHYSSVSTPPCVHVYKLNGSADDPLHKQPKFWASMMEAASCPADYIPPEIFHFHTQSDIELYGMVYKPHNIQPGKKHPTVLFVYGGPQVQLVNNSFKGIKYLRLNTLASLGYAVVVIDGRGSCQRGLKFEGALKNQMGQVEIEDQVEGLHYVAEKYGFIDLSRVAIHGWSYGGFLSLMGLICKPHVFKVAIAGAPVTVWMAYDTGYTERYMDVPENNQQGYEAGSVALHVEKLPNEPNRLLILHGFLDENVHFFHTNFLVSQLIRAGKPYQLQIYPNERHSIRCPESGEHYEITLLHFLQEYL; this is encoded by the exons ATGCCATATGGTAGCCGGGAGAATTCCCTTCTTTACTCAGAGATTCCCAAAAAGGTACGGAAAGAGGCCCTGCTACTCTTGTCATGGAAACAGATGCTGGATCACTTTCAG ACCTGCAGATTGTCTCTCTCTGTCGTTCGCAACCAGGCAACCCCTCACCATGGGATGTACTCTAGGGAAGAAGAACTCCTGAGGGAACGCAAGCGTCTCGGGGTCTTTGGAATCACTTCCTACGATTTCCACAGCGAGAGCGGCCTCTTTCTTTTCCAGGCCAGCAACAGTCTCTTCCACTGTCGAGATGGGGGCCAGAATGGCTTCATG GTGTCTCCAATGAAGCCCCTGGAGATCAAGACCCAGTGCACAGGACCGCGAATGGATCCCAAGATCTGCCCTGCCGACCCCTCTGTCTTTTCATTCATCAATAACAATGACCTGTGGGTAGCGAATATTGAGACGGGAGAGGAGAGACGGATGACTTATTGCCATAAAG GTTTATCCAATGTGTTAGATGACCCCAAATCGGCAGGTGTAGCCACATTTGTCATCCAGGAGGAGTTTGATCGGTTCACAGGGTACTGGTGGTGCCCCACAGCCACCCTAGAAG GTTCAGAGGGTTGGAAAACGCTGCGGATCTTGTATGAGGAAGTGGACGAGTCAGAGGTGGAGATAATACATGTTCCTTCACCTGCCCTGGAGGAGAGAAAAACGGATTCCTATCGGTACCCCAGGACAG GTAGCAAAAATCCCAAGATCTCATTAAAACTGGCAGAGTTTAAAATGGACAGCCAGGGAAAG ATCATGTACGCTCAGGACAAGGAGCTGGTACAGCCTTTTGCCACGTTGTTCCCTACGGTGGAGTACATCGCACGGGCTGGATGGACCAGAGATGGCAAATA TGCCTGGGCCATGTTCCTAGACAGACCTCAGCAACGGCTCCAGCTAGttctcctgcctccagcactcTTTATCCCAGTACCAGAAAGTGAAGAGCAGCGCATCGAATTTGCCAAAGCCGTGCCAGAAAACGTCCAGCCATATGTGATCTATGAAGAAGTCACAGATGTGTGGATAAAT GTTCACGATATCTTTTATCCTTTTGCCCAACTGGAGGGtgaggaagaagagctctgcttcATCCGAGCCAACGAATGCAAGACCGGTTTCTGTCACTTGTACAGAGTCACAGCCATCCTAAAGCAGAGCAGCTATGACTGGACTCAGCCCCATGTCCTTAGCGAAG AAGACTTCAAATGTCCTATCAAAGAGGAGGTTGCCCTGACCAGTGGGGAATGGGAGGTGTTGGCGAGGCATGGATCCAAG ATCTGGGTGAATGAGACGACGAAGCTGGTATACTTCCAAGGCACGAAGGACACCCCATTGGAGCACCACCTCTATGTGGTCAATTATGAGTCCCCAGGCGAGACTGTACGGCTCACCACACTGGGCTTCTCTCACAGCTGCTCTATGAGCCAG AACTTTGACATGTTCATCAGCCACTACAGCAGCGTCAGCACCCCGCCCTGCGTGCACGTCTACAAACTGAATGGCTCAGCTGACGACCCACTCCACAAACAGCCCAAGTTCTGGGCCAGCATGATGGAAGCAGCCA GCTGTCCTGCAGATTACATCCCCCCTGAAATCTTCCACTTCCATACCCAGTCGGACATAGAGCTCTACGGGATGGTCTACAAACCTCATAACATCCAGCCTGGAAAGAAGCACCCCACGGTGCTGTTCGTCTATGGAGGCCCTCAG GTGCAGTTAGTGAATAACTCCTTCAAAGGTATTAAGTACCTACGGCTCAACACACTAGCGTCTCTCGGCTATGCTGTGGTGGTGATTGATGGAAGGGGCTCTTGCCAGCGAGGACTCAAATTCGAAGGGGCCCTTAAAAACCAGATG GGTCAGGTGGAGATAGAGGACCAGGTGGAAGGTTTACATTACGTAGCAGAAAAATACGGGTTCATCGACCTGAGTCGGGTAGCCATACATGGCTGGTCTTACGGGGGCTTCCTCTCCCTCATGGGCCTTATCTGTAAGCCCCATGTGTTCAAG GTTGCTATAGCAGGTGCCCCTGTCACGGTGTGGATGGCGTACGATACTGGATACACCGAGAGGTACATGGATGTCCCAGAGAACAACCAGCAAGGTTATGAGGCCGGCTCTGTGGCGCTGCATGTAGAAAAACTTCCCAATGA GCCAAACCGCTTGCTGATCCTCCATGGGTTTCTGGATGAAAATGTGCACTTTTTTCACACCAACTTTCTGGTCTCCCAGCTAATCCGGGCTGGAAAGCCTTACCAGCTGCAG ATCTACCCCAACGAGAGACACAGTATTCGGTGCCCCGAGTCCGGAGAGCATTATGAAATCACACTGCTGCACTTTCTACAAGAATACCTCTGA
- the DPP9 gene encoding dipeptidyl peptidase 9 isoform X2 gives MQKVKRVRLENETAGSWRSFLTSSEGEERMTAVDALSDNTEVVEMEDAPSQFLVEKRSWDGLRDIIHSSRKYSGMIVNKAPHDFQFVQKTEESSPHSHRLYYLGMPYGSRENSLLYSEIPKKVRKEALLLLSWKQMLDHFQTCRLSLSVVRNQATPHHGMYSREEELLRERKRLGVFGITSYDFHSESGLFLFQASNSLFHCRDGGQNGFMVSPMKPLEIKTQCTGPRMDPKICPADPSVFSFINNNDLWVANIETGEERRMTYCHKGLSNVLDDPKSAGVATFVIQEEFDRFTGYWWCPTATLEGSEGWKTLRILYEEVDESEVEIIHVPSPALEERKTDSYRYPRTGSKNPKISLKLAEFKMDSQGKIMYAQDKELVQPFATLFPTVEYIARAGWTRDGKYAWAMFLDRPQQRLQLVLLPPALFIPVPESEEQRIEFAKAVPENVQPYVIYEEVTDVWINVHDIFYPFAQLEGEEEELCFIRANECKTGFCHLYRVTAILKQSSYDWTQPHVLSEDFKCPIKEEVALTSGEWEVLARHGSKIWVNETTKLVYFQGTKDTPLEHHLYVVNYESPGETVRLTTLGFSHSCSMSQNFDMFISHYSSVSTPPCVHVYKLNGSADDPLHKQPKFWASMMEAASCPADYIPPEIFHFHTQSDIELYGMVYKPHNIQPGKKHPTVLFVYGGPQVQLVNNSFKGIKYLRLNTLASLGYAVVVIDGRGSCQRGLKFEGALKNQMGQVEIEDQVEGLHYVAEKYGFIDLSRVAIHGWSYGGFLSLMGLICKPHVFKVAIAGAPVTVWMAYDTGYTERYMDVPENNQQGYEAGSVALHVEKLPNEPNRLLILHGFLDENVHFFHTNFLVSQLIRAGKPYQLQIYPNERHSIRCPESGEHYEITLLHFLQEYL, from the exons TTTCTTGACCAGTTCcgagggggaagagaggatgaCTGCAGTGGATGCGCTGTCAGACAACACTGAAGTGGTCGAGATGGAGGACGCACCTTCCCAGTTCCTGGTGGAGAAGCGTTCGTGGGATGGACTGCGTGACATTATTCACAGCAGCAGGAAGTATTCGGGCATGATAGTAAACAAGGCGCCCCATgatttccaatttgtccagaaaACAGAAGAATCCAGCCCACATTCTCATCGCCTTTACTATCTGG GGATGCCATATGGTAGCCGGGAGAATTCCCTTCTTTACTCAGAGATTCCCAAAAAGGTACGGAAAGAGGCCCTGCTACTCTTGTCATGGAAACAGATGCTGGATCACTTTCAG ACCTGCAGATTGTCTCTCTCTGTCGTTCGCAACCAGGCAACCCCTCACCATGGGATGTACTCTAGGGAAGAAGAACTCCTGAGGGAACGCAAGCGTCTCGGGGTCTTTGGAATCACTTCCTACGATTTCCACAGCGAGAGCGGCCTCTTTCTTTTCCAGGCCAGCAACAGTCTCTTCCACTGTCGAGATGGGGGCCAGAATGGCTTCATG GTGTCTCCAATGAAGCCCCTGGAGATCAAGACCCAGTGCACAGGACCGCGAATGGATCCCAAGATCTGCCCTGCCGACCCCTCTGTCTTTTCATTCATCAATAACAATGACCTGTGGGTAGCGAATATTGAGACGGGAGAGGAGAGACGGATGACTTATTGCCATAAAG GTTTATCCAATGTGTTAGATGACCCCAAATCGGCAGGTGTAGCCACATTTGTCATCCAGGAGGAGTTTGATCGGTTCACAGGGTACTGGTGGTGCCCCACAGCCACCCTAGAAG GTTCAGAGGGTTGGAAAACGCTGCGGATCTTGTATGAGGAAGTGGACGAGTCAGAGGTGGAGATAATACATGTTCCTTCACCTGCCCTGGAGGAGAGAAAAACGGATTCCTATCGGTACCCCAGGACAG GTAGCAAAAATCCCAAGATCTCATTAAAACTGGCAGAGTTTAAAATGGACAGCCAGGGAAAG ATCATGTACGCTCAGGACAAGGAGCTGGTACAGCCTTTTGCCACGTTGTTCCCTACGGTGGAGTACATCGCACGGGCTGGATGGACCAGAGATGGCAAATA TGCCTGGGCCATGTTCCTAGACAGACCTCAGCAACGGCTCCAGCTAGttctcctgcctccagcactcTTTATCCCAGTACCAGAAAGTGAAGAGCAGCGCATCGAATTTGCCAAAGCCGTGCCAGAAAACGTCCAGCCATATGTGATCTATGAAGAAGTCACAGATGTGTGGATAAAT GTTCACGATATCTTTTATCCTTTTGCCCAACTGGAGGGtgaggaagaagagctctgcttcATCCGAGCCAACGAATGCAAGACCGGTTTCTGTCACTTGTACAGAGTCACAGCCATCCTAAAGCAGAGCAGCTATGACTGGACTCAGCCCCATGTCCTTAGCGAAG ACTTCAAATGTCCTATCAAAGAGGAGGTTGCCCTGACCAGTGGGGAATGGGAGGTGTTGGCGAGGCATGGATCCAAG ATCTGGGTGAATGAGACGACGAAGCTGGTATACTTCCAAGGCACGAAGGACACCCCATTGGAGCACCACCTCTATGTGGTCAATTATGAGTCCCCAGGCGAGACTGTACGGCTCACCACACTGGGCTTCTCTCACAGCTGCTCTATGAGCCAG AACTTTGACATGTTCATCAGCCACTACAGCAGCGTCAGCACCCCGCCCTGCGTGCACGTCTACAAACTGAATGGCTCAGCTGACGACCCACTCCACAAACAGCCCAAGTTCTGGGCCAGCATGATGGAAGCAGCCA GCTGTCCTGCAGATTACATCCCCCCTGAAATCTTCCACTTCCATACCCAGTCGGACATAGAGCTCTACGGGATGGTCTACAAACCTCATAACATCCAGCCTGGAAAGAAGCACCCCACGGTGCTGTTCGTCTATGGAGGCCCTCAG GTGCAGTTAGTGAATAACTCCTTCAAAGGTATTAAGTACCTACGGCTCAACACACTAGCGTCTCTCGGCTATGCTGTGGTGGTGATTGATGGAAGGGGCTCTTGCCAGCGAGGACTCAAATTCGAAGGGGCCCTTAAAAACCAGATG GGTCAGGTGGAGATAGAGGACCAGGTGGAAGGTTTACATTACGTAGCAGAAAAATACGGGTTCATCGACCTGAGTCGGGTAGCCATACATGGCTGGTCTTACGGGGGCTTCCTCTCCCTCATGGGCCTTATCTGTAAGCCCCATGTGTTCAAG GTTGCTATAGCAGGTGCCCCTGTCACGGTGTGGATGGCGTACGATACTGGATACACCGAGAGGTACATGGATGTCCCAGAGAACAACCAGCAAGGTTATGAGGCCGGCTCTGTGGCGCTGCATGTAGAAAAACTTCCCAATGA GCCAAACCGCTTGCTGATCCTCCATGGGTTTCTGGATGAAAATGTGCACTTTTTTCACACCAACTTTCTGGTCTCCCAGCTAATCCGGGCTGGAAAGCCTTACCAGCTGCAG ATCTACCCCAACGAGAGACACAGTATTCGGTGCCCCGAGTCCGGAGAGCATTATGAAATCACACTGCTGCACTTTCTACAAGAATACCTCTGA